In a single window of the Natronogracilivirga saccharolytica genome:
- a CDS encoding type II toxin-antitoxin system RelE/ParE family toxin — translation MREVIFYKTQSGKSPIADFLDSLNAKQAQKVAWVLSLIENSKRVPKEYFKKLTGTSGIWEVRVQSGSNIFRLLGFMHNGRLVILTNGFQKKSQKTPKNEIQIAEQRKSDYLLRKGESL, via the coding sequence ATGAGAGAAGTCATATTCTATAAAACACAATCTGGCAAATCACCTATCGCTGATTTTTTAGACTCGCTAAATGCCAAACAAGCCCAAAAAGTCGCCTGGGTGCTTAGCCTGATTGAAAACTCTAAACGCGTCCCTAAAGAATATTTCAAAAAACTAACCGGTACCTCTGGCATTTGGGAAGTCCGGGTTCAATCTGGATCAAACATTTTTCGTCTACTCGGTTTTATGCACAACGGGCGGCTAGTTATACTTACCAACGGATTCCAAAAAAAGTCACAGAAAACACCGAAGAACGAAATCCAGATTGCTGAACAACGAAAATCGGATTACTTACTTAGGAAAGGAGAATCATTATGA